One genomic segment of uncultured Desulfobacter sp. includes these proteins:
- a CDS encoding RimK/LysX family protein yields the protein MKKYILILICSSLFWPMFSMPVESKEIIGWLEMIRVYPGNLKLRAKMDTGAKGSAINVYNLKKFDREKTAWVSFELRDKSKKTNPKEIFVEKKVIDTIRIKRRGGGLEERPVVNMEICLCGIHKKIKMSLMDRSNFNYQILIGRRDLENNFIIDPSVIFTHKPRCKVPVLIEKQ from the coding sequence ATGAAAAAATATATTTTAATACTAATTTGTTCCTCCCTCTTTTGGCCTATGTTTTCCATGCCGGTTGAAAGCAAGGAAATTATCGGATGGCTTGAAATGATCCGTGTGTACCCTGGTAATCTAAAACTGCGTGCAAAAATGGATACCGGCGCAAAGGGGTCTGCAATCAATGTCTATAACCTGAAAAAATTTGATCGGGAGAAAACGGCATGGGTAAGTTTTGAGCTGAGGGACAAGTCAAAAAAAACAAACCCCAAAGAAATCTTTGTTGAAAAAAAAGTCATTGACACCATCAGAATCAAGCGCAGAGGCGGAGGCCTTGAAGAACGTCCGGTTGTAAATATGGAGATCTGCTTATGTGGCATTCATAAAAAAATTAAAATGAGTCTGATGGACAGAAGCAATTTCAACTATCAGATCCTGATCGGAAGGAGAGACTTAGAGAATAATTTTATCATTGATCCTTCTGTCATCTTTACCCATAAACCACGGTGCAAGGTGCCGGTGCTGATAGAAAAACAATGA
- a CDS encoding saccharopine dehydrogenase C-terminal domain-containing protein, whose translation MKQKIKKIMVLGLGKVGRLVGTLLKETGFEVTGVALKEKDGLPFPSKAMDIGKTEKLEDELLGMDAVISCMPYHLNKNIASVVCKKGIHYFDLTEDVFTTKAIITMSQDAKSAMVPQCGLAPGFIGIIGASLAEQFEKIRHIRLRVGALPQHPTGLLGYAFNWSPEGVVNEYLNDCEVLENGEKKWVSPLEWLETIVINGIQLEAFTTSGGLGTMCDTYAGRAQNIDYKTIRYPGHAKLMNFIFHELLMREDRQYVGNLLVNAKPPVNDDVVFIHASVEGVKDRPIRDEYVRAFYPVEIAGGIYRAIAWTTAASACAVIEMVSNGALPDRGFISQESIPLDAFLQTSNGRLYNNEPHGGDIFKS comes from the coding sequence ATGAAACAGAAGATTAAAAAAATTATGGTATTGGGATTGGGAAAAGTAGGTAGATTAGTGGGCACCCTGCTCAAAGAAACCGGTTTTGAGGTAACCGGGGTCGCTTTGAAGGAAAAAGATGGACTGCCGTTTCCCTCAAAAGCCATGGATATAGGCAAAACAGAAAAATTGGAAGATGAACTGCTCGGTATGGATGCCGTTATTTCCTGTATGCCCTACCATTTAAATAAAAATATCGCCTCCGTCGTTTGCAAAAAAGGCATTCATTATTTCGACCTTACCGAGGACGTTTTTACGACAAAAGCAATTATTACCATGAGCCAAGATGCCAAATCAGCTATGGTTCCACAATGCGGTTTGGCTCCTGGTTTTATCGGTATCATCGGCGCATCACTTGCAGAACAATTTGAAAAAATTCGTCACATCAGACTACGGGTCGGAGCCCTTCCCCAGCATCCAACAGGGCTTTTAGGATATGCGTTCAACTGGTCTCCGGAAGGGGTGGTTAACGAGTATCTCAATGACTGTGAGGTCCTTGAAAATGGTGAGAAAAAATGGGTTTCCCCCCTGGAATGGTTAGAAACCATTGTTATAAACGGGATACAGTTGGAAGCCTTTACAACTTCAGGAGGGCTTGGCACAATGTGTGACACATATGCGGGCAGGGCCCAAAATATTGATTATAAAACAATCCGGTATCCTGGCCACGCAAAGCTCATGAACTTTATTTTTCATGAACTGCTTATGCGGGAGGACCGTCAGTATGTCGGAAATCTCCTGGTTAATGCCAAGCCGCCTGTTAACGACGATGTTGTCTTTATTCATGCCTCCGTGGAAGGAGTGAAAGACAGACCTATCCGGGATGAATATGTCAGAGCCTTTTACCCCGTTGAAATAGCCGGCGGGATTTACCGGGCCATTGCCTGGACTACGGCAGCCTCGGCCTGTGCCGTCATAGAAATGGTAAGCAATGGGGCTTTACCGGATAGAGGGTTCATAAGCCAGGAATCCATTCCGCTCGATGCTTTTCTGCAGACCAGCAACGGCAGACTTTATAACAATGAACCCCATGGCGGGGATATCTTTAAATCTTGA
- the tpx gene encoding thiol peroxidase: protein MGSITLGGNPVTLAGDFPLTSELAKDFTLVGQDLSEIKLSAFAGKQVVLNIFPSLDTDICATSVRTFNKTAGDYENTVVLCISGDLPFAHKRFCVAEGIENVVTASAFRNPQFALDYGVAIQDGPLAGLTARAVVVINASGEVVHAQLVPEIKQEPDYESALSALS, encoded by the coding sequence ATGGGATCTATTACTCTTGGCGGAAACCCGGTAACTTTGGCTGGTGATTTTCCCCTGACCAGTGAACTGGCAAAAGATTTTACCCTTGTGGGACAGGATTTATCAGAGATCAAACTGTCTGCGTTTGCCGGTAAACAGGTGGTGCTCAACATTTTTCCAAGCCTTGACACCGACATCTGTGCCACATCAGTTCGCACATTCAATAAAACAGCCGGTGATTATGAAAATACGGTTGTGCTCTGTATTTCAGGCGATTTGCCCTTTGCCCACAAACGGTTCTGCGTTGCCGAAGGCATTGAGAACGTTGTGACTGCATCTGCCTTCCGCAATCCGCAGTTTGCCCTTGACTATGGTGTGGCCATACAGGACGGCCCGCTGGCCGGTCTTACAGCCCGGGCCGTTGTTGTTATCAATGCATCCGGTGAGGTGGTTCATGCCCAGCTTGTGCCGGAGATCAAACAGGAACCTGATTATGAATCTGCGCTGTCTGCACTTTCGTAG
- a CDS encoding AsmA family protein, with amino-acid sequence MFRFLTWAIVTIGILAGLIIGTAVLVPMFVDVGKYLPDIEGMVTRQTGRSFSMGDDIKLSLFPWAGIRLSDLTLGNPEGFEEKPMITVKSLEARVKVLPLLSKHIQVEKFIVESPSLALVKNKAGLGNWENIRPLDIDGSDQGGQTQSTDPEQDTSAKIQTDSTELPIESLIVDRFAIINGFLSYVDKSSDLSKKISDLNLDLSGISLDKAIDITLGANVDGKPLSLTGTAGPVGKNPGATDIDFDLMVKVLDQLALSLKGRLIKPMTEQTFDLAVDLAPFSLKKLFVSLDQPFPIETSDDLALDKLSLKAVVKGSAKSVSVSDGVLVLDDSTMDFSAQAQAFEKPDLKFILSLDKIDVDRYLPSATEKDSGQVASAKDGPTVMDTGKGSRKISAIDYAPLRRMVLDAKVNIGSLKVAGLSMANITASLAGKNGVFNLDPFSMDLYQGKAGAKAGVDVRKNTPTTNLHLTTSDVQAGPVIRDSMGKDIIEGALVSDISLSMTGDSLDMIKKTLAGKGTLKFIDGAIVGVDIAGTIRNAKAGIGLGEYTTEKPRTDFAELKIPYTATKGLVKISEASLVSPLLRLVASGQTHLVKETLDFRIEPKLVGTLKGQGDTKDRSGLLIPLVITGSWGNPKVRPDLEAILKNQLPAADELKQLIKGDGSDSGEKTDIKDAAKGLIKGLFN; translated from the coding sequence ATGTTCAGATTCTTAACGTGGGCCATCGTTACGATAGGCATTCTCGCCGGTTTGATTATCGGAACTGCTGTATTGGTCCCCATGTTTGTGGATGTCGGAAAGTATCTGCCGGACATTGAAGGCATGGTGACCCGGCAGACCGGACGCAGTTTCTCCATGGGCGACGATATCAAATTGTCTCTGTTTCCCTGGGCCGGTATTCGCCTGTCTGACTTGACCCTGGGCAATCCTGAAGGATTTGAGGAAAAGCCCATGATCACGGTGAAAAGCCTTGAAGCCCGGGTAAAGGTCCTGCCCCTATTGTCCAAGCATATTCAGGTGGAAAAATTCATTGTAGAATCTCCCAGTCTTGCGTTGGTTAAAAATAAAGCAGGTCTGGGGAACTGGGAAAATATACGGCCTTTGGATATTGACGGTTCGGATCAGGGTGGTCAGACCCAATCCACCGATCCTGAGCAGGACACTTCTGCAAAAATACAGACAGACAGCACAGAACTCCCCATTGAATCACTTATCGTTGATCGGTTTGCCATCATCAACGGTTTTCTTTCTTATGTGGACAAGAGCAGCGACCTGTCCAAAAAGATTTCAGATCTTAATTTAGATCTGTCTGGTATCAGCCTTGATAAAGCCATTGACATTACTTTGGGTGCCAACGTAGACGGAAAACCCCTGTCTTTGACCGGAACAGCTGGGCCTGTGGGGAAAAATCCAGGTGCCACGGATATTGATTTTGATCTTATGGTTAAGGTGCTGGATCAGCTGGCCCTTTCCCTTAAAGGCCGCCTGATTAAACCCATGACCGAGCAGACTTTTGATTTGGCTGTTGATCTGGCGCCCTTTTCACTCAAAAAATTGTTTGTCTCCCTGGATCAGCCCTTTCCCATTGAAACCAGTGATGACTTAGCCTTGGATAAACTTTCCCTGAAAGCTGTTGTCAAAGGGTCGGCTAAGTCAGTGAGCGTATCAGACGGAGTGTTGGTGCTGGATGATTCTACCATGGATTTTAGTGCCCAGGCCCAGGCGTTTGAAAAACCGGACCTTAAATTTATCCTTTCCCTGGATAAGATTGATGTGGACCGTTATCTGCCTTCGGCAACGGAAAAAGATTCGGGCCAGGTTGCTTCCGCCAAGGACGGGCCCACGGTAATGGACACCGGTAAGGGCAGCAGAAAAATTAGTGCCATTGATTATGCGCCTTTGCGCAGGATGGTGCTGGATGCAAAGGTGAACATTGGCAGCCTTAAGGTCGCGGGATTAAGCATGGCCAATATTACAGCTTCTCTGGCAGGCAAAAACGGAGTGTTTAACCTGGATCCTTTTTCCATGGATCTGTACCAGGGAAAAGCTGGCGCAAAGGCCGGGGTTGATGTGCGTAAAAATACCCCGACAACAAACCTGCACCTGACAACCAGCGACGTTCAGGCCGGACCCGTCATCCGGGACAGTATGGGCAAGGATATTATTGAAGGGGCACTGGTCTCGGATATTTCTCTTTCCATGACAGGAGATTCCCTGGATATGATTAAAAAGACCCTGGCCGGCAAAGGAACGCTTAAATTTATTGATGGTGCTATTGTGGGTGTTGATATTGCCGGCACCATCCGTAATGCCAAGGCAGGCATTGGCCTGGGCGAGTACACCACGGAAAAGCCGAGAACCGATTTTGCTGAACTTAAGATTCCATATACAGCAACCAAGGGCCTTGTGAAAATTTCGGAGGCCTCCCTTGTTTCGCCTCTGTTAAGGCTCGTTGCCAGCGGGCAGACCCATCTGGTAAAAGAAACTCTGGATTTCAGAATTGAGCCGAAATTGGTGGGTACGCTTAAGGGGCAGGGGGACACCAAGGACCGCTCAGGGTTGTTGATTCCTCTTGTGATAACAGGTTCTTGGGGAAATCCAAAGGTGCGGCCGGATCTTGAAGCCATATTGAAGAACCAGCTGCCCGCCGCCGATGAACTCAAACAACTCATTAAGGGTGACGGATCGGACTCTGGTGAAAAAACTGATATTAAGGATGCAGCCAAGGGGCTGATAAAAGGGTTATTTAATTAG
- a CDS encoding DUF4197 domain-containing protein: MCKKRISVLAVALVFTFVMGGAGAALAGNSLLDQGSSLIKSMGKGDTSESSSSGSSSSLTNSEIISGLKEALETGAGTVVSQLGAEDGFNSDSSIHIPLPSYLSTAQTLMDKAGMGAYAEDLELKLNRAAEAATPKAKALFVNAISQMSFEDANSILNGADDAATQYFKKKTSDDLTEAFTPVVEETLEEIGAIKAYDQMMEKYKSLPLVPDVKGNLADYTVEEALDGIFYYLAKEEKAIRENPAKQTTALLKKLFN, encoded by the coding sequence ATGTGTAAAAAAAGAATCAGCGTTTTAGCAGTAGCTCTTGTTTTTACCTTTGTTATGGGGGGGGCGGGGGCTGCTCTGGCTGGAAATTCCCTGCTGGACCAGGGCTCTTCATTGATTAAATCCATGGGTAAGGGTGACACAAGTGAAAGCAGCAGTTCCGGGAGTTCCAGCAGTCTGACCAACAGCGAAATTATTTCCGGTCTTAAGGAGGCGTTGGAAACAGGCGCCGGAACCGTTGTCAGCCAGTTGGGCGCTGAAGATGGATTTAATTCCGATTCCAGCATCCATATCCCTTTGCCTTCCTATCTTTCCACTGCGCAGACCTTGATGGATAAGGCCGGGATGGGGGCCTATGCAGAGGATCTGGAACTGAAACTGAACCGGGCTGCCGAGGCGGCCACCCCCAAGGCCAAGGCGTTGTTTGTAAATGCCATTTCACAGATGTCCTTTGAGGATGCCAACAGCATTCTCAATGGCGCGGATGATGCTGCCACCCAGTATTTTAAGAAAAAAACTTCTGACGATCTCACCGAGGCCTTTACGCCTGTGGTGGAGGAGACCCTGGAAGAAATCGGGGCAATTAAAGCCTATGACCAGATGATGGAAAAATATAAATCCCTGCCCCTGGTTCCCGATGTAAAGGGCAATCTGGCAGACTATACTGTTGAAGAAGCTTTGGACGGTATTTTTTATTATTTGGCAAAAGAGGAAAAGGCTATCCGGGAAAATCCGGCGAAGCAGACTACAGCCTTGTTAAAGAAATTATTCAACTGA
- a CDS encoding MBL fold metallo-hydrolase: MVEVGFFGAAGEVTGSMHMLDTGVDKILLDCGMFQGRRKESREKNENFQIDRSEITTMILSHAHIDHSGRIPLLTKNGFSGRIVTTRPTKGALDYMLLDSGHIQESDALFLNYRSLRTFLYQLEQSKTNHQISNKEKAKIKKLLKTSPHELNVDVIAALHKEYGLDMVTPLYTQKDALESLSFIDGYPFGSEVTIGKGVTVKFYVAGHILGSAFCLITVKPEHGGKPLKILFTGDVGRFEKPILKDPTLEFDEEDRDIDLMIIESTYGDREHTPVADLSGSLKDTLNRTIKRGGALLIPAFAFGRTQEIIYFLHQLYESGAVPRLPVYVDSPLASNITKVFGEHPESYDTETHKIFLEKGINPFYFKDIKFVESVEESMRITQDDTPHIVLSASGMCEAGRILHHLRYKIHNPKHTILIVGYMAEHTLGRRIVEFGGKENLAADKAPEVKILGKGYPLRAHVEKIGGFSAHADRHELMQLVAGSNLRIKNIAVVHGEADQSAAFARRLNEKGYNAFIPKPGDRFKLS, translated from the coding sequence ATGGTTGAAGTTGGATTTTTCGGAGCAGCAGGAGAGGTGACCGGATCCATGCATATGCTGGATACAGGCGTTGATAAAATTTTATTGGACTGCGGCATGTTCCAGGGCCGAAGAAAGGAGAGCCGGGAGAAAAATGAGAACTTTCAAATAGACCGGTCTGAAATCACAACTATGATCCTTTCCCACGCCCATATTGATCACTCCGGCCGGATTCCTCTGTTAACAAAAAACGGCTTTTCCGGCCGGATTGTCACTACCCGTCCCACCAAGGGCGCTCTGGATTACATGCTACTGGATTCAGGGCATATCCAGGAATCTGATGCTCTGTTCCTTAACTATAGGTCCCTGCGTACGTTTTTGTATCAGCTTGAGCAGTCCAAAACGAATCATCAGATTTCCAACAAGGAAAAAGCCAAGATCAAAAAGCTGCTGAAAACAAGCCCCCATGAACTGAATGTGGATGTTATTGCCGCACTTCACAAGGAGTATGGCCTTGACATGGTGACACCGCTGTATACCCAGAAGGATGCACTGGAATCCCTTTCCTTTATTGACGGATACCCCTTTGGCTCGGAAGTGACCATTGGAAAGGGAGTCACTGTGAAATTTTACGTGGCCGGCCATATCCTAGGGTCCGCCTTTTGTTTGATTACGGTGAAGCCCGAACACGGCGGTAAACCCCTTAAAATACTTTTTACCGGTGATGTCGGCCGGTTTGAAAAACCCATTTTAAAAGACCCCACCCTGGAATTTGATGAAGAGGACAGGGATATTGATCTGATGATCATTGAAAGCACCTACGGGGACCGTGAGCATACCCCGGTGGCGGATCTTTCCGGCAGTCTGAAAGACACCTTGAACCGGACAATAAAACGGGGTGGCGCTCTTCTGATTCCTGCTTTTGCCTTTGGCAGAACCCAGGAGATTATTTACTTCCTTCACCAGTTGTATGAATCCGGCGCTGTTCCTCGACTACCTGTTTATGTGGATAGCCCTCTGGCATCAAATATCACAAAAGTCTTTGGGGAACATCCGGAATCTTATGATACGGAAACCCATAAAATATTTCTGGAAAAGGGGATCAACCCCTTTTATTTTAAAGACATCAAGTTTGTTGAGTCGGTGGAGGAATCTATGCGCATCACCCAGGATGACACCCCGCATATTGTGCTCTCGGCATCAGGTATGTGTGAGGCGGGTCGGATTCTTCACCACCTGCGCTATAAAATCCATAACCCCAAACATACCATCCTCATTGTGGGGTATATGGCCGAACACACCCTGGGCCGGCGTATTGTAGAATTCGGGGGGAAGGAAAATTTGGCTGCAGACAAGGCGCCGGAGGTCAAAATATTGGGAAAAGGCTATCCCTTGAGAGCCCATGTGGAAAAAATCGGCGGTTTTTCAGCTCATGCAGACCGCCATGAGTTGATGCAGTTGGTTGCCGGCTCCAATCTCCGGATAAAAAATATTGCCGTTGTCCATGGCGAAGCTGACCAGAGCGCGGCATTTGCCCGTCGCCTCAACGAGAAAGGATATAATGCCTTTATCCCCAAACCTGGAGACCGGTTTAAATTGTCGTGA
- a CDS encoding type II toxin-antitoxin system RelE/ParE family toxin, with product MDNPAAAKRWIETLRKRARKALHAPLAGRKVPEFSQNDIRELIEGNYRIVYQVFSDKLVILTVFEGHRLFPVEKVQHI from the coding sequence ATGGACAATCCAGCGGCGGCAAAACGATGGATTGAAACCTTGAGAAAACGTGCAAGGAAAGCTCTCCATGCGCCTCTTGCGGGTCGTAAAGTTCCTGAATTTTCACAAAACGATATTCGTGAGCTGATCGAGGGAAATTACCGTATCGTTTATCAAGTATTTTCAGATAAATTAGTGATACTGACCGTCTTTGAGGGACACCGCCTTTTTCCGGTCGAAAAGGTACAACATATTTGA
- a CDS encoding type II toxin-antitoxin system Phd/YefM family antitoxin, whose amino-acid sequence MKQLNISQDIISLSDFKNKASKMLHNVQMSHRPLVITQNGKAAGVLISPSDFDLLTEQARFADAVNRGLSDVEHGRILPDEDLDNIL is encoded by the coding sequence ATGAAACAGTTAAACATATCTCAAGATATTATTTCTCTGTCGGACTTTAAAAATAAAGCATCAAAAATGCTCCATAACGTTCAAATGTCACACCGCCCCCTTGTTATCACTCAAAACGGCAAGGCAGCAGGCGTTCTTATATCTCCATCAGATTTCGACCTTTTGACCGAACAGGCCCGTTTTGCAGATGCTGTGAACAGAGGGTTGAGTGATGTTGAACACGGACGAATATTGCCGGATGAAGACTTGGACAATATATTGTGA
- a CDS encoding sulfotransferase domain-containing protein, with product MPSVFAFIGVPTDRAEVERVIDENQFDKLARGREAGKEDRTSFFRKGVSGDYKNHLTPEIWKEVTQEAHEVMRQLLYEP from the coding sequence ATGCCATCAGTATTTGCCTTCATTGGAGTGCCGACCGACCGGGCAGAAGTGGAACGGGTGATTGATGAAAACCAGTTTGACAAACTTGCCCGGGGCAGAGAAGCGGGCAAAGAAGATCGAACAAGCTTTTTCAGAAAAGGCGTCTCAGGCGATTATAAAAACCATCTGACCCCCGAAATTTGGAAAGAGGTTACCCAGGAGGCCCATGAGGTTATGCGGCAACTTCTTTATGAACCATAA
- a CDS encoding class I SAM-dependent methyltransferase, with protein MNQTNPKGAGKSSFELINTDILKQMLPVHQGSVILDLACGKGLYSLFLSKLAGPSGLVYAVDLWEEGLQMLEEEALKNEVATIAAIKADATKEIDIEAHSIDLCLMATVLHDFKEMGAEQAVLKQVKSLLSPGGCLAVIEFQKKDGPPGPPANIRLNRQETEEIVTGLGFKKTNVADIGAHNYMILFASQE; from the coding sequence ATGAATCAGACAAACCCCAAAGGTGCAGGCAAAAGCAGTTTTGAGTTGATCAATACGGATATTTTAAAACAGATGCTGCCTGTTCACCAGGGATCTGTAATCCTGGATCTTGCCTGCGGTAAAGGACTGTATTCGCTGTTTCTTTCTAAACTTGCAGGGCCGTCAGGACTGGTCTATGCCGTTGACCTCTGGGAAGAGGGTCTTCAGATGCTGGAAGAGGAAGCTCTGAAAAACGAGGTCGCTACCATTGCCGCCATCAAGGCGGATGCCACCAAGGAAATAGACATAGAAGCCCACAGCATTGACCTGTGCCTGATGGCCACAGTCCTGCATGATTTTAAGGAAATGGGTGCCGAGCAGGCTGTTCTCAAACAGGTTAAAAGCCTGCTTAGCCCCGGCGGTTGTCTGGCGGTCATTGAATTTCAAAAAAAGGATGGACCTCCCGGCCCCCCGGCAAATATACGCCTGAACAGACAGGAAACTGAGGAAATAGTCACAGGGCTGGGATTCAAGAAAACAAATGTTGCAGATATTGGCGCCCATAATTATATGATATTGTTTGCATCACAGGAATAA
- a CDS encoding Hsp20/alpha crystallin family protein, with the protein MTESKDITRTENKAIEKTRELKTATPSVDIYENDNEILLYADIPGVHKDDVTVNIENGKLSISGVRRLDHHGVSNWAEFVDVEYVRSFSIPQSIKVEDVAANLKDGVLTLHLPKSEAAKPRLIEVKAA; encoded by the coding sequence ATGACTGAAAGCAAAGATATCACCAGAACCGAAAACAAGGCCATTGAAAAGACCCGTGAACTGAAAACCGCCACCCCGTCAGTGGACATTTATGAAAATGATAATGAAATCCTGCTTTATGCGGACATACCCGGGGTTCACAAGGATGATGTCACGGTAAACATTGAAAACGGCAAGCTTTCCATTTCCGGTGTCCGTCGCCTGGATCACCACGGCGTATCAAACTGGGCCGAATTTGTGGACGTTGAATATGTCAGGAGCTTTTCCATTCCCCAGAGCATTAAGGTGGAAGATGTAGCAGCTAATCTCAAAGATGGGGTTCTCACCCTTCACCTGCCCAAATCTGAAGCAGCCAAACCCAGATTGATTGAAGTCAAGGCTGCCTAA
- a CDS encoding Hsp20/alpha crystallin family protein: MFTRMNEIDRMFGAMDLLRTRMDRLFNEMDRPYLHRPAFNLGANAPRTNLLESGDKFEVRAEIPGISKDDISIKIQGNYLEISGKREIETPEGFKPHRKERSATTFSRSFTLPDEVDAEKVDAALKDGILYLTLPKSEAAKPRQIAVN, encoded by the coding sequence ATGTTTACAAGAATGAATGAGATCGACAGAATGTTTGGGGCCATGGATCTGCTCCGCACCAGAATGGACAGATTATTCAATGAAATGGACAGGCCTTACCTTCATAGACCCGCATTTAATTTAGGCGCCAATGCACCCAGAACAAACCTTCTGGAAAGCGGTGACAAATTTGAAGTCCGGGCAGAAATTCCCGGTATTTCAAAGGATGACATCAGCATTAAAATTCAAGGCAACTACCTTGAAATCAGCGGGAAACGGGAAATTGAAACCCCTGAAGGGTTTAAGCCACACAGAAAGGAAAGGTCTGCCACCACATTCTCACGTAGCTTTACCCTGCCCGATGAAGTTGATGCGGAAAAAGTTGATGCAGCGCTTAAAGACGGCATTTTGTATCTCACACTGCCTAAATCAGAGGCAGCCAAACCCAGACAGATCGCCGTTAACTAA
- a CDS encoding sigma 54-interacting transcriptional regulator, with the protein MVRAVYQHGIWSDKNFSIINCVAIPENLLESELFKFEKEAFIGAARRHIGKIEQADGGTVFLDEIGDPGIRDEALDLLKKYEWPGNVRELANLIHKTLIINRGNSLPVNDLSQIIRKQEAAGEISQDASQEETIRQWVHTCLSHPSSDHSFEFFSDTICAMVVEESLKISNGNRSQAARLLDISRPTLHAKIDKYGINTISSTQVIR; encoded by the coding sequence GTGGTCCGGGCCGTATACCAGCACGGTATCTGGTCAGATAAAAATTTTTCCATCATCAACTGCGTGGCCATTCCGGAAAACCTTCTGGAAAGCGAATTGTTCAAATTTGAAAAAGAGGCGTTCATCGGTGCAGCACGACGGCATATTGGCAAAATTGAACAGGCGGACGGCGGCACAGTGTTCCTGGATGAAATCGGCGACCCGGGCATCCGGGATGAGGCCCTGGACCTTTTGAAAAAATACGAATGGCCGGGCAATGTCAGGGAACTTGCCAACCTGATTCATAAAACCTTAATCATTAACCGGGGCAACTCCTTGCCGGTCAATGATTTAAGCCAGATTATCCGAAAACAGGAAGCCGCAGGGGAAATTTCCCAGGATGCAAGCCAGGAAGAGACCATCCGTCAATGGGTCCACACCTGCCTGTCCCATCCGTCCAGCGATCACAGTTTTGAATTCTTTTCAGACACCATCTGCGCCATGGTCGTGGAAGAATCACTGAAAATCTCAAACGGTAACCGCTCCCAGGCGGCCCGGCTTTTGGATATATCCCGGCCCACGCTGCATGCTAAAATTGACAAGTATGGAATCAATACTATTTCGTCTACTCAGGTTATCCGATAG
- a CDS encoding response regulator, translated as MAKILIIDDDDQLRISFSKLLTEENYDVVSAASGEAGIEIVSTTSLDLVILDVRLPGMNGLETFKEIKKLDATLPTIIVTAFGTTDTAIEATKAGAFDYLLKPFDIPEMLKLITQAIDAGYCMRTPVHVDAEPATYSPDAIVGQSPGMQKVYKTIGRVARPMPRS; from the coding sequence ATGGCAAAAATTCTGATCATTGACGACGACGACCAGCTAAGAATCAGTTTTTCCAAACTTCTCACCGAAGAAAACTATGACGTGGTGTCTGCGGCTTCCGGAGAAGCCGGGATTGAAATTGTCAGCACAACGTCTCTGGATCTGGTGATTCTGGATGTCCGCCTGCCGGGCATGAACGGGCTTGAAACATTTAAAGAGATAAAAAAGCTTGATGCCACACTGCCAACCATCATTGTCACGGCATTCGGCACCACAGACACAGCCATTGAAGCCACCAAGGCAGGCGCCTTTGACTACCTGCTCAAACCCTTTGACATCCCTGAAATGCTTAAATTGATCACCCAGGCCATTGATGCAGGCTATTGTATGCGCACCCCGGTGCATGTGGATGCCGAACCTGCGACCTATTCTCCGGACGCCATTGTGGGCCAGAGTCCCGGCATGCAAAAAGTGTATAAAACCATAGGCCGTGTGGCCAGACCGATGCCACGGAGCTGA